The Paraphotobacterium marinum genome contains a region encoding:
- a CDS encoding cell division protein FtsQ/DivIB, with protein sequence MFKLIQRKGLLFYLSSLLILIILVIYLIFSVLKWNEKKINTITITGQLTHVSKKNIELSVKKQLKNIGFFSVNVNKLKENIEAKYSWIYQAQITKKWPDILNINVKEQEPYAIWNRKYILNDYGEIFSSVGKDKYINLVKLDGPEKKELLVFKKYKILSSILSHDSKQMKILKVNCSEINSWEVILNNKILLYLGSDDLIKRFRRFIKIYPYILKQNKPIKYVDLRYKRGVAVGWR encoded by the coding sequence GTGTTTAAATTGATACAACGAAAGGGATTACTTTTTTATCTTAGTTCTTTGTTAATTTTGATTATCTTAGTTATTTATTTGATTTTTTCTGTATTAAAGTGGAACGAAAAAAAAATAAATACTATTACTATTACAGGACAGTTAACTCATGTATCAAAAAAAAATATAGAGCTATCAGTAAAAAAACAATTGAAAAATATTGGTTTTTTTTCCGTAAATGTGAATAAGTTAAAAGAAAATATTGAAGCTAAATATTCATGGATTTATCAGGCGCAGATTACAAAAAAATGGCCTGATATTTTAAATATTAATGTTAAAGAACAAGAGCCATATGCTATTTGGAATAGGAAATATATATTGAATGATTATGGGGAAATTTTTTCTTCAGTTGGTAAGGATAAATACATAAATCTAGTGAAACTTGATGGACCTGAAAAAAAAGAATTATTAGTTTTTAAAAAGTATAAAATATTATCATCAATTCTTAGTCATGACTCAAAACAAATGAAAATTCTCAAAGTAAATTGCTCGGAAATAAACTCCTGGGAAGTTATTTTAAATAATAAGATATTACTATATTTGGGAAGTGATGATTTAATAAAAAGATTTAGACGTTTTATAAAAATTTACCCGTACATTTTGAAACAAAACAAGCCAATAAAATATGTAGACCTAAGATATAAAAGAGGTGTTGCTGTTGGGTGGCGTTAA
- the ftsA gene encoding cell division protein FtsA, producing MTKLIDKQIIVGLDIGTSKISVVIGECINENEINIIGFGSSPSAGVDKGGVNDLESVILSVQNAINKAEEMSECEISNVYLSLSGRHIVCQTEKGMVPISDKEVTQKDVENVIHTARSVKINNEYKTLHVIPQEFTIDFQQGIKNPVGLSGVRMEATVHMINCHNDMAQNLVKAVQRCNLKVDDLIFSGLASSHSSLTMDEKELGVCLIDIGAGTMDLAIWTGGSLRYAAVIPYAGNNVTADIAYAFGTPTNNAEELKVKFGCALSSEVNKDDKIDVPSVGGRPSRTLHSKTLAEVIEPRYIELFGMIREKIDEIQINLNSSGTKHHLAAGVVLTGGASKIEGIADCAERIFQMQARVGVPVGVYGLNEKIEAPDYATAVGLLKYARDNRHYLKKNIAEPKKTYSILTKVTNWFRKEF from the coding sequence ATGACAAAGTTAATTGATAAACAAATTATAGTAGGCCTAGATATTGGTACTTCGAAAATATCAGTTGTGATTGGTGAATGTATTAATGAAAATGAAATAAATATTATTGGTTTTGGTAGCTCACCATCAGCTGGAGTTGATAAAGGCGGTGTTAATGATTTGGAGTCTGTAATATTATCAGTTCAAAATGCAATAAATAAAGCTGAGGAGATGTCAGAATGTGAGATTTCTAATGTCTACCTTTCATTATCAGGTCGTCATATAGTATGTCAAACGGAAAAAGGGATGGTGCCAATTTCTGACAAAGAAGTGACACAAAAAGATGTTGAAAATGTTATACATACAGCAAGATCTGTAAAAATTAACAATGAATATAAAACGTTACATGTGATTCCACAAGAGTTTACGATTGATTTTCAACAAGGAATAAAAAACCCTGTTGGACTTTCTGGAGTTAGGATGGAAGCAACGGTTCACATGATAAATTGTCATAATGATATGGCGCAAAATTTGGTAAAAGCTGTTCAGAGATGTAATTTAAAAGTTGACGATTTAATTTTTTCAGGTTTAGCATCTAGTCATTCATCGCTTACTATGGATGAAAAAGAACTTGGCGTATGTCTGATAGATATTGGAGCCGGAACTATGGATTTGGCTATTTGGACAGGGGGTTCACTAAGGTATGCTGCTGTTATTCCTTATGCTGGTAATAATGTGACCGCTGATATTGCTTATGCTTTTGGAACACCGACAAATAATGCCGAAGAATTAAAAGTTAAGTTTGGTTGCGCACTAAGTTCAGAAGTAAATAAAGATGATAAAATCGATGTTCCAAGTGTAGGAGGTCGACCATCAAGAACACTCCATAGTAAGACACTTGCTGAAGTTATTGAACCAAGGTATATCGAGCTTTTTGGCATGATTCGAGAAAAAATTGATGAAATTCAAATAAATTTGAATTCATCAGGAACGAAGCATCATCTTGCCGCAGGGGTTGTTTTAACAGGCGGTGCTTCTAAAATAGAGGGAATTGCTGATTGCGCTGAAAGAATTTTTCAAATGCAAGCAAGAGTTGGAGTCCCTGTAGGTGTTTATGGGCTAAATGAAAAGATTGAAGCCCCCGATTATGCTACGGCTGTTGGATTATTAAAATATGCCAGAGATAATCGACATTATTTAAAGAAAAATATTGCAGAACCAAAAAAAACCTATAGTATTTTAACTAAGGTCACAAATTGGTTTCGTAAAGAATTTTAA
- the ftsZ gene encoding cell division protein FtsZ gives MFEPMMDISDEAIIKVIGVGGGGGNAVEHMVRESIEGVDFISVNTDAQALKKATVTSVIQIGSDITKGLGAGANPEVGRDSAIENKEAIKAELEGADMVFIAAGMGGGTGTGAAPIIAEVAKELGILTVAVVTKPFSFEGKKRLAFAEKGIEELSKYVDSLITIPNEKLLKVLGRGITLLDAFAKANDVLKNAVQGIAELITRPGHINVDFADVRTVMSEMGHAMMGSGVAIGDDRAEEAAEMAISSPLLEDIDLAGARGVLVNITAGFDMKLDEFETVGNTVKAFASDNATVVIGTSLDPEMSDELRVTVVATGIGGERKPDISIVSREKEINRSVEPQQSRPQLNETAQRHMQSTAQNKNEINKNKPEHDYLDIPAFLRKQAD, from the coding sequence ATGTTTGAACCGATGATGGATATTTCAGATGAAGCTATCATTAAAGTTATAGGTGTAGGCGGAGGCGGAGGAAACGCTGTCGAACACATGGTAAGAGAATCTATAGAAGGTGTTGACTTTATTAGCGTTAATACTGATGCTCAGGCTTTGAAAAAAGCAACTGTTACTTCTGTTATTCAAATAGGGAGCGATATAACAAAGGGACTTGGAGCTGGTGCCAATCCTGAAGTTGGTAGGGATTCAGCTATTGAGAATAAAGAAGCGATTAAAGCTGAACTTGAAGGTGCCGATATGGTATTTATTGCAGCTGGAATGGGTGGTGGTACTGGAACAGGAGCTGCTCCTATAATTGCTGAAGTTGCTAAAGAACTTGGTATTTTAACAGTTGCGGTTGTTACGAAGCCTTTTAGCTTTGAAGGAAAAAAAAGACTAGCCTTCGCGGAAAAAGGTATAGAAGAGTTGTCAAAATATGTTGACTCTTTAATAACGATTCCAAATGAGAAATTATTAAAAGTGCTGGGTCGAGGCATTACATTACTAGATGCTTTCGCCAAAGCAAATGATGTATTGAAAAATGCTGTTCAAGGAATTGCTGAGCTTATTACTCGTCCTGGTCACATAAACGTCGATTTTGCAGATGTTAGGACTGTTATGTCAGAGATGGGCCATGCAATGATGGGTAGTGGCGTTGCTATTGGCGATGATCGAGCAGAGGAAGCTGCTGAAATGGCAATTTCATCTCCTCTTTTGGAAGACATTGATCTTGCTGGGGCTCGCGGAGTATTAGTGAATATTACGGCTGGCTTTGATATGAAACTTGATGAGTTTGAAACTGTAGGTAATACGGTTAAAGCTTTCGCCTCGGATAATGCTACTGTTGTTATAGGAACCTCTTTAGATCCAGAGATGTCAGATGAGTTGAGAGTAACTGTTGTTGCAACTGGTATTGGAGGTGAACGTAAGCCTGATATATCAATAGTTTCACGTGAAAAGGAAATAAATAGAAGCGTCGAGCCACAACAAAGTCGACCTCAATTAAATGAAACAGCGCAACGGCATATGCAGTCAACAGCTCAAAATAAAAATGAAATTAATAAAAATAAACCAGAACATGATTATCTGGATATCCCTGCATTTTTAAGAAAACAAGCTGATTAA
- the secA gene encoding preprotein translocase subunit SecA → MSKLLAKIFGSRNDRTLKSMRKVVDKINQIEPQFSKLSNNELQQKTLEFKKRVQKGESLEDILPEAFSVVREASLRVNGMRHFDVQLIGAMVLNDGKIAEMRTGEGKTLTATLAAYLNALKGKSVHVITVNDYLAKRDCETNKELFEFLGLSVAVNTSELTPPEKKEAYNADITYGTNNEFGFDYLRDNMTFNPEEKVQRDLFFAIVDEVDSILIDEARTPLIISGPAEDSSAMYESIDKLIPSLKKQDKEDSQEYRGDGHYTVDEKSKQAYLTENGQIYIEELLIKNELMKESESLYSPNNISLLHHINAALRAHVLFEKNVDYIVQNNEIVIVDEHTGRTMPGRRWSEGLHQAVEAKERVKIQNENQTLASITFQNYFRLYEKLSGMTGTADTEAFEFRSIYGLDTVVIPTNKPMQRKDLADLVYLTENEKFSAIVKDIKYRVEKGQPSLVGTVSIEKSEILSKELTKNNIKHNVLNAKFHEKEADIIAEAGKSSAVTIATNMAGRGTDIVLGGSLQNELNHLNPDDRESIEKAKKQWKEEHEKVLKSGGLHIIGTERHESRRIDNQLRGRSGRQGDVGSSRFYLSLDDSLMRIFASDRLANMMKKLGMEEGEAIEHKLVTRSIANAQKKVEGRNFDTRKQLLEFDDVANDQRQAVYELRNEIMNSDDISEMIKQNREDVLFSVISQYIPSQSIKDMWDLEGLAARLKSDFDINIPLEEWLEDSKFYEELVYESVLNLSNDVYKNKENQVGEDILRSFETNIMLQNLDSLWKEHLSAMDHLRQGIHLRGYAQKNPKQEYKKESFELFEEMLDNLKYDSIATLSKVQVQEEDELEKLEIERARLAEELAKKQTFNHESSKEQFSTSEEVESDEIDLMDNAPKTPFKRDDRKVGRNEQCPCGSGKKYKQCCGKL, encoded by the coding sequence ATGTCTAAATTATTAGCAAAAATTTTTGGAAGTCGAAATGATCGGACTTTAAAATCAATGAGAAAAGTAGTCGACAAGATTAATCAAATTGAACCTCAATTTTCAAAATTGTCGAATAATGAATTGCAACAAAAAACTTTAGAGTTTAAAAAAAGAGTTCAAAAGGGTGAAAGTTTAGAAGATATTTTACCAGAAGCATTTTCTGTTGTGAGAGAGGCATCTTTAAGAGTTAATGGTATGCGTCACTTTGATGTCCAGTTAATAGGGGCAATGGTACTTAATGACGGTAAAATTGCAGAAATGAGAACTGGTGAAGGGAAAACGCTAACAGCAACCCTAGCCGCATATTTAAATGCATTAAAAGGAAAAAGTGTTCATGTAATTACTGTAAATGATTACCTAGCTAAACGAGATTGTGAAACTAATAAAGAGCTATTTGAGTTTTTAGGTTTATCAGTTGCCGTAAATACTTCAGAGTTAACGCCGCCTGAAAAAAAGGAAGCTTATAATGCTGACATAACTTATGGAACAAATAATGAATTTGGTTTTGATTATTTACGAGATAACATGACCTTTAATCCTGAAGAAAAAGTCCAAAGGGACTTATTTTTCGCAATTGTAGATGAAGTTGATTCCATATTGATTGATGAAGCTCGAACTCCTTTAATTATATCAGGTCCTGCAGAGGATAGCTCTGCAATGTACGAAAGCATTGATAAGCTTATTCCATCGTTAAAGAAACAAGATAAAGAAGATAGCCAAGAATATAGGGGTGATGGACATTATACCGTTGACGAAAAATCTAAACAGGCTTACTTAACAGAAAATGGACAAATTTATATAGAAGAGCTCTTAATTAAGAATGAATTAATGAAAGAGTCTGAATCACTTTATTCACCTAATAATATAAGCTTATTACATCATATCAATGCAGCATTAAGAGCGCATGTTTTATTTGAAAAAAATGTCGATTATATTGTTCAAAATAATGAGATTGTTATCGTTGATGAACATACTGGTCGAACAATGCCAGGAAGAAGATGGTCTGAAGGTCTTCATCAAGCAGTGGAGGCTAAAGAAAGAGTTAAAATTCAAAATGAGAATCAAACACTAGCCTCAATAACATTTCAAAACTATTTTCGCTTGTATGAAAAGCTTTCAGGTATGACAGGGACAGCTGATACTGAAGCTTTTGAGTTTAGATCTATTTATGGTCTTGATACTGTAGTAATTCCTACTAACAAACCTATGCAAAGAAAAGACTTAGCAGATTTAGTCTATCTTACAGAAAATGAAAAATTTTCAGCTATTGTTAAAGATATTAAATATAGAGTAGAAAAAGGACAGCCATCTCTTGTAGGTACAGTTTCAATTGAAAAATCTGAAATCTTATCAAAAGAACTAACCAAAAATAACATTAAGCATAATGTTTTAAATGCTAAGTTCCATGAAAAAGAAGCAGATATAATTGCTGAAGCTGGCAAGTCTAGTGCAGTTACAATTGCTACCAATATGGCAGGAAGAGGAACTGATATAGTTTTAGGTGGAAGTTTACAGAATGAATTAAATCATCTAAATCCTGATGATAGGGAATCCATTGAAAAAGCTAAAAAACAATGGAAAGAAGAACATGAAAAAGTCTTAAAATCAGGCGGTCTTCATATCATTGGAACTGAGAGGCATGAGTCTAGAAGAATAGATAACCAATTAAGAGGAAGATCTGGTAGACAAGGAGATGTTGGTTCATCAAGATTTTATCTTTCTTTGGATGACTCATTAATGAGAATATTTGCATCGGATAGATTAGCAAATATGATGAAAAAGCTTGGTATGGAGGAAGGTGAAGCTATTGAGCACAAACTTGTAACACGCTCGATAGCTAATGCACAAAAGAAAGTTGAAGGAAGAAACTTCGATACTAGGAAGCAACTTTTAGAATTTGATGATGTCGCAAATGATCAAAGGCAGGCAGTTTATGAATTAAGAAATGAAATAATGAACTCTGATGATATCAGTGAAATGATAAAACAGAACAGAGAAGATGTTTTGTTTTCTGTAATATCACAATATATTCCTTCTCAATCAATAAAAGATATGTGGGATTTAGAAGGTTTAGCTGCGAGGTTAAAGTCTGATTTTGATATCAATATTCCATTAGAGGAATGGCTAGAAGACAGCAAGTTTTATGAAGAGCTTGTCTATGAGAGTGTCCTAAATTTATCTAATGATGTTTATAAAAATAAAGAAAATCAAGTTGGAGAAGATATTTTAAGAAGTTTTGAAACAAATATTATGTTACAAAACCTAGATTCACTTTGGAAAGAGCATTTATCTGCAATGGATCACTTACGTCAGGGTATTCACTTACGGGGATATGCACAGAAGAATCCTAAACAAGAATATAAAAAAGAGTCTTTTGAATTGTTTGAGGAAATGCTTGATAATTTAAAATATGATTCTATAGCCACGCTTTCTAAAGTTCAAGTTCAGGAAGAAGATGAGCTAGAAAAACTAGAGATTGAAAGAGCTAGATTAGCTGAGGAATTAGCTAAAAAGCAAACATTTAATCATGAAAGTTCAAAAGAGCAGTTTTCTACTAGTGAAGAAGTAGAAAGTGATGAGATTGATTTAATGGATAATGCTCCTAAAACACCTTTTAAAAGAGATGACAGAAAAGTAGGGCGAAATGAGCAATGTCCTTGTGGTTCTGGGAAAAAATACAAACAATGTTGCGGGAAATTGTAA
- the lpxC gene encoding UDP-3-O-acyl-N-acetylglucosamine deacetylase, with protein MKQRTLANTVETVGVGLHSGKRVLLKMKPALANTGIIYKRVDLVPNVEIKLDANRVQDTMLCTALVDNDGNTISTIEHLNAALFAMGIDNAIIEVDADEIPIMDGSASPFIYLIKSAGIRELSNKKKFLKIKKTIEVKDGDKWIKLSPFNGFKIDITTDFDHPELGVQNVTLDFSTKNFIDKLSRARTLGFMRDFEYLRSQNKCLGGGLDCAIVLDDYKVINEEGFRFDNEVVKHKALDAIGDLFVCGFNVLGELKAYKPGHGLNNLLVRELLSNNESYEIITLTTDEEKQIKFLNDANLAFA; from the coding sequence ATGAAGCAAAGAACTCTGGCCAACACGGTTGAAACTGTAGGTGTTGGTTTGCACTCTGGAAAAAGGGTATTGTTAAAAATGAAACCTGCCTTAGCAAATACTGGTATCATATATAAAAGAGTGGATCTTGTTCCTAATGTTGAAATAAAATTAGACGCCAATCGTGTACAAGATACAATGTTGTGCACAGCCTTAGTTGATAACGATGGCAATACAATTTCCACTATTGAACATCTTAATGCAGCCCTATTTGCAATGGGTATTGATAACGCTATTATTGAGGTTGATGCTGATGAAATACCAATTATGGATGGCAGTGCAAGTCCATTCATTTATCTCATTAAATCAGCAGGTATTCGAGAACTTTCAAATAAAAAGAAATTTTTGAAAATTAAAAAAACTATTGAAGTTAAAGATGGCGATAAATGGATAAAACTTTCTCCTTTTAATGGATTCAAAATTGATATTACAACAGATTTTGACCATCCGGAGTTAGGTGTACAAAATGTAACCCTTGATTTTAGTACAAAAAATTTCATTGATAAATTAAGTAGAGCTAGAACTTTAGGTTTTATGAGAGATTTTGAATATCTTAGATCACAAAATAAATGTCTTGGTGGTGGATTAGACTGCGCTATTGTTCTGGATGACTACAAAGTAATAAACGAAGAAGGTTTTAGGTTTGATAATGAAGTAGTCAAACATAAGGCACTTGATGCAATTGGTGATCTTTTTGTTTGTGGTTTTAATGTATTAGGTGAACTAAAGGCGTACAAACCAGGACATGGACTTAACAACTTATTGGTCAGGGAGCTCCTGTCTAATAATGAAAGTTATGAAATTATTACGTTAACCACTGATGAAGAGAAGCAAATAAAATTTTTAAATGACGCTAATTTAGCATTTGCTTAG